The region ATAAAAATTCACAGATCGTTTGCCAAGAGCAAAGTTGCGGCAACGCTATTGTTGGTAAATTAAATCATACAAGTCCTGGTTCAGGTAACTACCACCATGTCCATTGTGAGGACCACCATTACAAACTTGGCCAGTGCAAGAGAGTCACTGCACCGTGTAGAGGAAAATTGGTGTTTATTCACTGTGTTGGTAAGTATGTGCTTTGTGTATCATCCAAGATCCAGAATATACCCATATCCATGTTGgaggaaatgtttaatttatcatTGTTCATGGGATTTTTGCAGCTAGCAATGCAATAATGAATTTCCAAAAGTTAGAGAATTCAAGTAATTGGTATTAAAGATATAGCTTGACATTTAAGAATATACACTTCACACTTAGAGTTAGACTAAAAGACTGGTGCCACCCTCATGTCAGCTACAACCAGTAAGTGGCTaccttagcttagcataaaatcTAGGAACAGGGGCAAACAGCTGGCCTGGGTCCatccaaagtaaaaaaaaaatttaaaaaaagcctaccagcacctctgaagctcacaaattaacatGTCATATTGTCTCAAAATGCAGCTTATTGTATTTCACTGAAGTTTTTCTACCTTTGGACAGgccagctgtttccctctgctccTAGTTATAtgccaagctaagctaaccatctcATGGCTCCAACAGACAGTACTGAATAatctacatgtttttattttttatttttaaaggcaATGTCAAGTTCAGgctcaaacaacaaacatgcGGAGGTCAGATTGAGGTCAAATATCGAGATATGTGGGAGAAAGTGTGCGACTTTCCCCAGCATTTTCAAAAAACtctgtgtgaaatgcaaaagTGTGGCGAGGTGTTAGAACCCCAGCCCAAATCTGGGAAAAAAGAGGtacatttatgtatttcattttttggttgtatgtttgtttgtggcAAGTTTCCACCCATGACTTCTGCATAATTTAATcatgatgttttaatgtttcactatttgtctttattattcaTTCAATTTTAGCTGTTAGACAGatctttatgttgttttatatgGCTTACATGAAAAGGTAATACTCTAAAGACAAGCTGAATTTTGATTGTAGGTCTACATGGAAACATCAGTGGAATGCAAGGAAGGCACGGAATACCTCAATTACTGTGTCCTCCAAAAGGATTGTACAAAACAGCCTACTGAGCTCTACTGTAAAGGTAACCTTAACCATGACTTATTTCCCATTATGTCACACTGGTtccctgaaaacacatttaaggcACATTTCTGATTAATAATGAAgcacagaaagaaacaagatGAACCAAGTACCAATCCCCCTCTGCTGTGGTTTGATTTCAGGGTATGTGTTTCCCaaactaaaaccaaaaaaagatgaCTCGTTCCCGGTAGTGTCTGTTATCGTGGGCTTAGGATTTCTTCTTGTTGTGGTGGTACTGACCGTTATATTTGTACGAATGTACATAGTCAGGAGGGCCAAGAATGTCTCATGTAAGTGTATTATTCTTTTACTCTTTCATTCTGCTAGTAATTATGGCTTCAGTTACAGCTAATCAACtcaaatgttttgaaaaagGTGTAATGGAGGCATTTTGCCACAAGGTGTCAGTCTTTCTACACTAAATTCTGaccactgcatactgcatatgaccAATTAaccatttgtttttctgtcttttgtgcTGTCCTCTGGTACATTAGTATGAGAGCATTAAGTTATTGTTTCTATGCCCAAACCAGTTGTTTGTCATGTACCAGTTAATGTCTAATGCTATTTTTTGGTGTAGTGAGAATGTTTCCAAGAAAAGAAGTAGAGTTTGAAAGTGGCGATATGGACGATTTCCACAACAAAGCAAATGAAATGGAAGACTTCAGGCGTGGTAgtgagtctttttttattttctaattaataCACAGAATAATGAGGGTTTTGTTTATTCATTCAGTGTTGTACTCAAATAAATttctacttaagtaaaaatCATACACAACTTTAAAATATGGGGAATTTATTTAAATGGTTTAATGTCTTAATGAATTGAAACGTAGGACAATGTGAAAGAGTTCATGAAAcgttttgttgctgtttttcgAGCAGGATTCAGATCAGATTCTGAAGTCATCGCAGAGCAGGACGCACGGAGCACTTCCTCTTATCCttatgatgatattgatgaaaTGGAGGAGGGTCGGCCCCTGACCTCTCAGGCAGACACTGACGCCGCCTCAGGAGACTACATGCCCATGCCAGACAGTGCCCCTGATGAAAGCGCAGGAAAGTTTTGAAcatgttttgtccacaacatGATCACGTCATTACCAATCAGACCATATTTTAACATCCAACTGTTGTTCCGTACTATAGATGGGGTGACCTATGAGGTGGACGACCCACAGGAGAATTACGACGACATCGAAGCCAGCCCTGAGGTCACACAGACTAAAGCTCAAGTCTACAACACTCCCAAAAGCCCACCTGAAAGCGTCGCAGTGGCACCTCCAGGATTGCGAAAGGGGGATGAGGACTATCTAGTGCCAGGCCAAGATGGGTGAGCCAAACAAACTGGACGAACAAACGAAAACTTGCTGAAATAATATCCAATTTGGCAAGGTGGATCACCCCAAATGCAAAACCCAGCACTCTCTTACTTACTCAAAAGAGTCCAAATTACAACAAACAATTTATTACAGTTTGCAAGATATATTTGTATccctcttaaaaaacaaactgaattatGCATTATCTAAAATACTGATCATTTTGAAAGTCTCATACATTTCCTGTCTAAGCAGAAAAATATAATCTGATTCTACACTGCTGGTTTATGTACTTTCCAGTGAGATTAAGCCAGTTTCATCTCTTAATCTACGTACTTTTGTATTATAACATGTAATAAGTGTTGGCCCGCCAtccaatcacagaaaaaaaacgaGTGTTCTTCTTCTGCAAATGTACAAAGCAGTCTTTTCTTTGTCTAAAATCTCCTGCTAGTTGTtgattttacagctttcaaCATATTTTACAAGCATTTGTTCATAAAGTACATAAAGTAGTTGAGCTTCTATGATTTTAGCtattttttttatgagattgttgtttttgcagtagTTTGTCAATGATACATTAGATTATTCATATCAACTGCATTACATGGAAACACATAACATACATAACATAGCATACAACAGTTAAAAATTTAGCTCCATAAAATGCAGACACAGCAAAAATGACGTCACCGTGGAAGCCAAACCATGTATCTCCAAGTTTGGTTATTTTGAACCTTTGAAAGATTAGATTAAGTTTGCTTTTATAGACGTTTTTTTAAGGTATACAAAAATACTCTATTTGTAtctaatctgtttttttccaccaaaaaaagTTAACTTAAGTATATATGAAAATCATGAAATCACACTTACATCTGCTCACTTATTGAAGACTCCAATATCTATGAATTTactcatatttttcatttaaaaaatgtggacCAGCAGatataaaatgtcttttacttAACTAGAGGCTTCAAGTTTTTTATGCAAGTTGCATATTGGACCACAAATTGTCTCCAgactagctgtgatgtcacaaacggtgctttaaatacactttaagAGATTTAAAGTGAGCACCAATTtaatacatgaatataaaactACGGTcaaaaatatgcatatacatCCATGTGTACAGAGAAGTTGAGACATCAACAATAAgctacatatatttttaatggaGGGGGGgacttttatgtaaaaaaaaaaaaaaaaaaagcttaaaaaacaattatagattagctgaaaaacacactgtcacacattgttatacatgttttttacaGGACAGTGATGAGTCAAAAGTTTGTAGGATTTATAAGAATGTATAACGTTGATTTCATTGTCACATTTAtggtttattattgtttttttaaaaacacattctaTTAAACATGAATACAATGTTCAGTTAGCCATGACTGTcatctcttattttttttcttccatgacTTTTTGTACATATTGAGAAGAGGTTGTAATAATGTCAAACTTACATTTCAATCATATAACatcaaataagtaaaaatagcccaaaaatacattttaatgactcGTTTATGTGATATCTTTTTCATATTGTGGAACCGGGAGCAATAAGCACTACTTCCTCCTTGAAGAAGCCTTCAAAATAATGTGTTCAACATGTTAGACGTGTGTGTTAACAGCAGTTTTCGGCAGagataacattacattttttacctTTGTGTTTGCTGTATGTTATCTTCAACCTGTATCTAACATCGCCGCAGAGACCCTCAGATTTTGGAAATGGCTCAGATGTTGAGTATCAAActgtatgttatatattttatatatagtttGATACACAGCACAATAAGCCGTTTTCTTCATAAGACCTCAACTGAGGAAGGAGACTTGAAATTTACTGCTGATcttaagtgttttttaaacttatttttaattcaCTTATTTCAATGTATTGATTCATTATTGCTCTGCATCCATGTGCTGCTCCCtgaatccacaaaaaaaaaaaaaaaaaaaaaaaatcagaacacTTTAACTACTCAGTTTTAATCTCCATGCACTCTAACATTTACTACAATCACTTCAACATTTCCCCTCGGTGATCCAGACGTATGACAGCAGCTGCTCGCTACAAATGTTAACATGAGTAAGGTCGTCCGTTGAGgggccgacacacacacacatgctactGCTGCTTTCAAGAGATTGACAGGCCTGCTAGAGCCTCACATGTTTTGTCAGGAGTTAAGCAAGGGGCCACTGAGATCACAACGCCAGCGATACACCCAAAGGGACTAATTTGTAAGCGGCAGCTCTCGTATGATATGTAAACATCACACCCAAGCCTCGCTGTCCCGGACCTTGCTAAGGGATCACGATGCGGGATTAAATCCGCTGTGTGGCTGAAGCTGAAATAGATACAGTAGAGACAAAGTGATCTGTAAGCAACAGAAGGgacattttcattcagtgtcAGGAGCCACTTTTTCATAGCGTGGACCAGTGGGGTGTAGCAGTGGGGTCATATACAACATAATAGTACTCTAATGACTATTTTTAGAGTATCTCTGACATTATCGCTAGACACTGTTCAGCCATTACAATGAGTTGTCACTTGTTCTAATAATCCAACCAAAGCAATGTTGCATTAGTAATCCCAGGAGCCCCTCATGTCCcctaaaaaactaaattttattctgattggataacgctgctctcaggtggaaaccttgtaactgctagatttagttttggacatactaggtttctgaccATAATTCTGatcataattatcaacatcaataGAATGGGTTAAGCCTCATGTTGTACTTCAGAAGAGCCCAACAAAAATCCAACCATGATCCAAAGGTTGGAAAGTCCACCAAAGAACCTCTGTGCTTTAAGAcacttttgaaaaatgtataattttatgataattttatgttttatgtacttATTTATCAAATATTGAATGTACAAACAACTCTTTACTATTTTGGTGAGTGAGGTCGCCCGCAAGCCAAGGTAGACTCTCAATGGTGGCAAAAATGGTGTATCGCCAATTTAACTACTGAAATCTATCTACTGATATATGGAAGCGGCCTTCTGAGAGTAACTAATGGGTCAAGATATTTATCTGACCCCACTaagaagaaaatacaaacagtgtGGATAGAATGTAAAtacttctgtttttctgtgtaataAAGACTTAATGAATagagattttatttatattagtttgttttttaaatcttagattaaacatgataaaaacaaatggatagaaaaatgttaaattaattaaaaaattcaaatgctgtttttcttttgacttCTTTGCCTTCAAATAGCGCACATTGGGCTGAAAACAAATGATATCAGTTACTTGTTTATAACCTACAGTGCTGAATTTATACTAAAGTGAATATATTAACAGAACAAGGTAGTGGTGAGTAAACTCTGGTTAATCATGTTCCTCTAGTCCTCTTTCCACCTGGCATTAAAGGAATATACCAGTGATTTTCAATGGTGAAGCAAGTATTCAGATCCTCCTACTTAAGTTAAATTACCAATACAGCACTAGTTAAAAGTACTtgtaaattgttttaaaaatttgGCTTCTCAAATAAATGCAGAATTAATGACACTGACATTACTTTGTGTTTAGAGCTAATTagaaaatgttagcatgccaacACTCTAAATTTAGATGGTTAACATGGTAAGCATTATGCTGATCTAAATATTGTAAGTGCAGCTTCATGGAGGGGCTAGCACTGCATTTATTTCAGTATTGTACAGTATGAATATCCATTTGCAGCTTATTCCCTTACATTTgcttataaaactatttattcaCAGCACATTAAATTATTCGAGTTATGTAGAAACGTTGATGtgtatttcaattttatttaaatgtcgAGTTAATCctttcatttttcaatatttgaaTATGTAAATCATTTCATAATTTATCCATTTGAGTTAATCCTTTCATAGTGAGGGTACAGCATTGCCTGTGCATGTTTCAAATGCACCTTTGAACATTCTGAAAGATCAAGGAACAGCTTGTCAACTGAAACGTTCTGATCGGTCCCCCCCTGCTAACACTATTTGCTGTGGCTCTCattatcataattttttttaagcacAGGTCAGAACTAGAGAATATAAAAAGGATGAAAGTTTCTGTAGATGATTCATGCTTGATATTCTATCACAGACAGTGTGGTATTATTAACAGTACTCCTGTGTGTATGGAAGTTACCAAGTTAAAAACACTCctgatcagacagacagaaacctGCACAATGTTAAAATCATACAGAGATAAGTATAACTTGATTACTTGATATCATGTGAATCACATATCACATATGGACAGATCAAAGCCCTCAGAGACACCTGTCAGTATCTGGCTTATAGGGCCCCAAAATGGCCAGAACGGCCCTGTCCAGAAGAACAtgtgtatctatctatcacaGGGATGATTCACTAATGCAGTGTTTAAGTACTCAACTATCTGAAACACGATGGTTACGTAGATAATTCCATGACCACGGTGCCTTTCATAATAGCGCGCAATGATCTTTATTTAGCATGCAAAGGAAATCATGTGATGATAAGACTTAGATGTAGTTTCCTGGAAATTGTGCATATCTTTTTATTCAATCATTCACAGTTTGCACTGTTAGATTTAACAGGAAAGCACATGTTTTTGCTCATAAGCGAAAAGTGAagttctttttctctgtgtgaagtGCAAAATTATTAAAGTTCATAAGATTAATACACAGCTTGTAGTGCCTTGTTATACAGAATAGGCatgcaaaatattattttaatctttttagaGACTGGGTCTGTGTCAATGCCAGCGATAGTTGGTGAGTCAAATGCCAACACAGGCTTTGCGGTCGGATTTTCCCTGCTTGTATTAGTGTTTATATGACAGGCCTGGATGTGCAATCGGGACCAAGGGTCAGCTGAAAGATGACCCTGGTAAGTGTAATGTCCTAAATATGCATCAGAGCATGAAGTGGGCAAGCAAGTTCAAGCCCCGAGCCAAGTCTGGTCTGTCCTGCCCAAATGCAGACACATTGTGTCCTGAGAGCATCTGTGGCGCCCTGTACCCGAACACAAGCAGGACATCCATCAGTGGTGAGCCAGCTGCAGCAGATCGAAGAGATTATTCAATGTAAAAGGGCTGATTATGGTCAATGAGGTGGGTGAGAGAGGccataaagacagagagacagtgacACAGAGATCTGACTTATGTCATGGATAGCTTCAAAGAGGGTAAAGTGATATTTAGCCCAAGAGAGTGGATGAAAAGAACAAGACTAAGTGGAAAGATGGatgactgtttttaattcttctcttctctcacagCATGACAATATACTATTTTATTAGCAATGAAAAAGGataaacatataaatgatgTGGAGAATATGGTAATAAGTGTTAGAACTGCTTACAGAAACGAGTCAACCGTTGCCTGTGCACACTGTGCACCACTGAATTTTAATATACAGTTTAATTCAATCCTTTCAAGAAAGAAATTgatattaaatgaatgaaaactaaaacaaaaacaacagaaattaatatataaCAAGTTGTACCAGACAGTGTAACTTGTTAAGCAGTCCTGTGGAGGAAATATTGATCCACCCTTTGCTCTAGCTTATTCGCACTGCATCCTGAATTAATATCAGTATAAACTATGAGAGGCAACTGGGGTAAAAATCAAGTTTATATTTTAGCTGACCTGCAAGTCAACTACATGCAAAATCCACAGAGAacattaaattatacatttgatatattcatgttaaaatatctaaataaaCAATCAATAGCTTATATTAGTTTGTACAGCTTCAGAGTGGAGGTTTTAAAGCTTGTCGTGATAGCTTGATGCAGTGACGCCACCTAGGACAGAGGGTTCAAACTGCAGTTCTGTTGCATTTAAGATGATGTTAGGCAATCGACAACAGTACGCTGCCTGGTGCTCACATATTACAGTGAATcaagaaacacaagcagagcGGTGACAGCATCGCTTGATTGTTCATAGTTATTCTCACcataaaaatgtcatcacaCAGTGCTTTAAAAATCACACAATAGAATATGCAGCAGTAATGAGTTCATGTGCTGCATCAAACCATGTGTGCgtgttcttttttaatgtaCGCACAACAGCGCACAAGCTGAAACTGAAATCTAGACATTATACAGGAGAAAAGCCATAAAACACAAAGccaatttgacaaaaaaaattataccAAGGCATAAATAAATCGCTCAGATGCTTCTCTTTACATATACGTTTAGTAATGTTTAAAGAAGCATTGTCGATTTTGTACGTTAACATCAGTTAAAATGTCATCTGTGGCTTTAAAAGGAGCCCTGAATTCTTAGAAAGCCTTTTTTCTTGGATTGGGcttgaaacataaaatatttaacagagTATAGCTACAAAATCTCAGGCTTCCGAAGGCAGGAAGGGTCTAAAAAGTGACATAGTTGAGTTATTGCAATTGTAGAATCTAGTGTTTTTGGCATTTGACCCACATTAGGGACTAAAGACCAGGATACCAGGattttttaatctgtctctaAATCTGTTGCTAAATAAACCCTTGAATTGCTTATTTCTTCTGTCATTTTACATctaatgattttaaaaactaAGAATCTTTCATTGCCTCAGTTATGTCAAATGGtcttttaaatgtacagtaggATACAAGCTTGAAAATAATGTCCCGCCCCTTTACATAATGTAAACACCATACATTTCATCAGTGAAATTGCACCTTTGATTGACCAATTATATTGTACATTCAATTTTACATGTTGTCAAAACACAAGACAGTTACAGACTATACAAAAATGAAGTCCGTTACTAAGTATCAGGCTGACCTCCATCTCTTCATGCCCAGGATTATTCCTTGGATGTACTGACTTCTTTTTCTGCTGTCTGCTCTTGCCCGCTCTCTTTCTTAAGCCAGTCCTTCTCCACATAAGCTCTCACCTCTCCAACTGTACACCTTATTCTTGGATCCGGAGCCAGGAGCTTACTAAACAACTCCATGGCTTCTGGAGTGAACCTTTTCCACAAAGGAGGAATCTCTTCCTCAGTGGTAGGCCTCTCTTCCATTGTGCACCAGTCAGCAAACTCTTGGTAAAAGTCATCTGAGTCCATGCAACGCTCCCAGGGGAAGTAACCCGTAAGGATGCAGAAGATAACGACCCCAAAGGCCCAGGTGTCAAGACTTGGCTCCACGCTAAGTGGAGGAGCTGTGACTTCTTTCTGGTCTTCCGTCAAGGCCATGCCGCAAAGCTCCGGGGCCATGTAGGGCAGGGTTCCTGTGATGAAGCGTATCAGAGTGCCTCTCTTCTGGGCCAGGCCAAAGTCTGCCAGCTTCACTTGGCTGCAATGACTATCCAGCAGGAGGATGTTCTCAGGCTTGACATCACGGTGGACCAGGCCGTGGCTGTGGATGAACTCCAAAGCGCTGGCAATCTGGAGGACGCAACGTTTTACAGACGTCTCCGGGATACCCACCTGGAACAATTGGACAAAAGTGTGTTTTCCAAAGAGTGAAGACATATAGCATGGCGGTGAGGAGATACAACACTCATCACAAAGCACCACGTTAAGAAAGGAAGACTGAATCTAAACTTGTCGGCtggcttttaatttttttccttcataCTTACACATTTATGTGTTTAGATATTTCCACAGTGCTCCCTGGTGGCCCTTTGGTTGAGATGCATGCCACATAACTACAATGTATGTGGTTAGGCTATGACCACAGACCTTTATTGCATGTCATATTTTTCACTCTACCCCTGTTTCTTGTATTTTGCTCTTTTTACTAATTCAATCAGTGAAGTTTGCACTACACAGAGACTCGCTATGTCTGACATCTCGCCAGAAGTCCTCAGAAAATCCCCAACCGATGAACTTGGGGTTTAGACAGCCCTAAACAATAGGGGACTTTCTTGAAACACTTTCTTAAGTATGCAAGGCTGTAAGTCCACCAAAAACCTTCCCACTATGCCAGGTACGACATGGTGATATTGAATTACCCTATATATTTTTGTCGTTGCACAATTGCATCTCCTAGAGGGATAGACTGAAAATAGACTCTGCACAATGATCCGCACTcttagtttgtgtttgttgacaAGGTTCTACCTCTTTTACCAACATGTAAAGCCAG is a window of Scomber scombrus chromosome 10, fScoSco1.1, whole genome shotgun sequence DNA encoding:
- the si:dkey-8e10.3 gene encoding serine/threonine-protein kinase SBK1 produces the protein MIELGLADGSLIDELIELTAQSLGNLEIKEHFNIIKEIGRGKYGKVLLVTHRFRGTPMALKVMPKASTKLQGFLREYCISLHLSCHPCIVGLFGIAFQSNEHYCFAQELVIGRDLFAVIQPKVGIPETSVKRCVLQIASALEFIHSHGLVHRDVKPENILLLDSHCSQVKLADFGLAQKRGTLIRFITGTLPYMAPELCGMALTEDQKEVTAPPLSVEPSLDTWAFGVVIFCILTGYFPWERCMDSDDFYQEFADWCTMEERPTTEEEIPPLWKRFTPEAMELFSKLLAPDPRIRCTVGEVRAYVEKDWLKKESGQEQTAEKEVSTSKE